The Panicum hallii strain FIL2 chromosome 9, PHallii_v3.1, whole genome shotgun sequence genome has a window encoding:
- the LOC112877116 gene encoding probable cytokinin riboside 5'-monophosphate phosphoribohydrolase LOGL10 yields the protein MTMRQSRFKRICVFCGSSQGKKRSYHDAAIELGNELVARSIDLVYGGGSIGLMGLVSQAVYDGGRHVIGVIPKTLMTPEISGETVGEVRPVADMHQRKAEMARQSDAFIALPGGYGTLEELLEVITWAQLGIHDKPVGLLNVDGYYNALLTFIDKAVEEGFINPSARRIIVLAPTAQELMDKLEEYVPYHDRVASTLNWEMGHLGY from the exons ATGACGATGAGGCAGTCGAGGTTCAAGAGGATCTGCGTCTTCTGCGGCAGCAGCCAGGGCAAGAAGCGGAGCTACCATGACGCCGCCATTGAGCTCGGCAACGAGCTG GTGGCGCGGAGCATCGACCTGGTgtacggcggcggcagcatcGGGCTGATGGGGCTCGTCTCCCAGGCCGTGTACGACGGCGGCCGCCACGTCATCGG TGTCATTCCCAAGACGCTCATGACACCGGAG ATCAGCGGCGAGACGGTCGGGGAGGTGCGCCCGGTGGCCGACATGCACCAGAGGAAGGCGGAGATGGCGCGCCAGTCCGACGCATTCATCGCCCTGCCCG GAGGGTACGGGACGCTGGAGGAGCTGCTCGAGGTCATCACGTGGGCGCAGCTGGGCATCCACGACAAGCCG GTCGGGCTGCTGAACGTGGACGGCTACTACAACGCGCTGCTGACCTTCATCGACAAGGCCGTGGAGGAGGGGTTCATCAACCCCAGCGCCCGCCGCATCATCGTGCTCGCGCCCACCGCGCAGGAGCTCATGGACAAGCTCGAG GAGTACGTGCCGTACCACGACAGGGTGGCGTCCACGCTCAACTGGGAGATGGGCCACCTAGGCTACTGA
- the LOC112877117 gene encoding mitochondrial import inner membrane translocase subunit PAM16 like 2-like, with translation MAGKLIANLIVMGSTIIGRAMLQAYRKALDNANKTGVAHEAINNIRRASKTMTEQEARQILGVSENSTWEEIVQRYDNLFERNAKSGSFYLQSKVHRAKECLETVYQKNKQDEPPT, from the exons ATG GCTGGGAAGCTTATTGCAAACCTGATTGTCATGGGCTCTACGATTATAGGAAGAGCTATGCTTCAGGCATATCGTAAAGCACTTGATA ATGCAAATAAGACTGGTGTGGCCCATGAGGCAATAAATAATATCCGTAGAGCCAGTAAAACAATGACCGAGCAGGAAGCGAGGCAGATACTGGGTGTATCAGAGAATTCAACCTGGGAAGAGATCGTACAG CGGTACGATAACTTGTTTGAAAGAAACGCCAAATCTGGGAGCTTTTACCTCCAATCAAAGGTTCACCGAGCCAAGGAGTGCCTAGAAACTGTgtaccagaagaacaagcaagatgagCCTCCTACTTGA
- the LOC112877114 gene encoding UDP-xylose transporter 1-like codes for MSDGAGSRMGVAGALSLSVTSSVAIVICNKYLISTLGFFFATTLTSWHLMVTFFTLYVAQRLRFFEPKPIDARTVISFGLLNGISIGLLNLCLGFNSVGFYQMTKLAIIPFTIVLETIFLNKKFSQSIKASLMVLLLGVGIASVTDLQLNLLGSIIAVLTIAATCVGQILTNQIQRRLKVSSTQLLYQSSPYQSAVLLVTGPFVDKLLTKRDVFAFNYTVEVVAFIVLSCSIAVCVNFSTFLVIGTTSPVTYQVLGHLKTCLVLSFGYIILRDPFSARNVAGILIAIFGMGLYSYYSVAESRKKTEAAISLPVAAQMIEKDSAPLLGAKGSPRPENKSEDSFDYMPRTAKSAFTGR; via the exons ATGTCGGACGGCGCGGGCTCCCGGATGGGCGTCGCCGGCGCGCTGAGCCTCTCGGTCACCTCGTCCGTCGCCATCGTCATCTGCAACAAGTACCTCATCAGCACCCtcggcttcttcttcg CGACGACGCTGACGAGCTGGCACTTGATGGTGACCTTCTTCACGCTGTATGTTGCGCAGCGGCTGCGCTTCTTCGAGCCCAAGCCTATCGACGCGCGGACGGTCATCTCCTTTGGGTTGCTCAATGGCATCTCCATTGGCCTCCTCAACCTCTGCCTCGGATTCAACTCTGTTGGCTTCTACCAG ATGACCAAGTTGGCCATCATACCCTTCACCATCGTCTTGGAAACCATCTTTCTGAACAAGAAGTTCAG CCAGAGCATCAAGGCCTCCCTCATGGTCCTGCTCCTGGGAGTCGGCATAGCGTCGGTCACGGACCTCCAGCTCAATCTCCTCGGCTCCATCATCGCCGTGCTCACCATCGCCGCGACATGCGTCGGACAGATT CTGACCAACCAAATCCAGAGGAGGCTGAAGGTGTCCTCGACGCAGCTGCTGTACCAGTCGTCGCCGTACCAGTCCGCCGTGCTGCTCGTCACCGGCCCGTTCGTCGACAAGCTCCTGACAAAGCGCGACGTCTTCGCCTTCAACTACACCGTCGAGGTCGTG GCGTTCATCGTGCTGTCGTGCTCGATCGCGGTGTGCGTCAACTTCAGCACGTTCCTGGTGATCGGCACGACGTCCCCCGTGACGTACCAGGTGCTGGGCCACCTCAAGACGTGCCTGGTGCTCTCCTTCGGCTACATCATCCTCAGGGACCCCTTCAGTGCCCGCAACGTGGCCGGCATCCTCATCGCCATCTTCGGCATGGGTCTCTACTCCTACTACTCCGTCGCCGAGAGCCGGAAGAAGACCGAGGCCGCCATCTCGCTCCCGGTCGCCGCCCAG ATGATCGAGAAGGACTCGGCGCCGCTCCTCGGCGCCAAGGGCTCGCCGCGGCCGGAGAACAAGAGCGAGGATAGCTTCGACTACATGCCGAGGACGGCGAAGAGCGCGTTCACCGGCCGGTGA